AAAATGCGGAAGTATGGTGCTGCATCCGTGCCCGAGCCCGCTGCCCATTGCCAGTTGCCCACGTTGCTGGCCATTTCATAATCCAGCAGTTGCCGGGCAAAATAGCGCTCGCCCCAGCGCCAGTCTATCAGCAAATCCTTGCTTAAAAAACTGGCTACTACCATGCGTACACGGTTGTGCATAAAACCGGTGGCATTCAGCTCGCGCATGCCGGCATCAACCAGCGGGTAGCCGGTTTGGCCCTGGCACCAGGCCTCAAACTGCTGTTCATTATTAAGCCAGTGGATGCGATCATACTCAGGACGAAAGGCATGATCCATAGTGTGTGGGAAATGATCCAGCACCATCATGAAAAACTCGCGCCAAACCAGCTCGTTTAGCCATGTTTTATCATGATGCCGGTTAGCGGTGGCCGCCAACTCGCGGATGCTTACCGTGCCGAAACGCAGGTGCATGCCGATGTGCGATGTGCCTTCGATGGCCGGGAAATCGCGCTTATCGGCATAATCGGCCAGTACATGCTCGTAATTGGTTCCAGGCAATTCGAGGGTGCTTTTTTCAAAGCCGATGTCTTTGAGCGATGGCCAATGCAGGTGCCCGGTTTGAAAAAGGTTTTTCAGGTATTTTTTTACCGGGTATGCTTTCAAATAAAACGGCTTCAGTTGCTTATGCCATTTACGCATGTAAGGCGTGTAAACGGTATAAGGCTTGCCATCGTCTTTGGTGATCTCATTGCGGTCAAAAATTACCTGGTCCTTATAGGTATGGAAGCGGATATCATGCTGTTCTAGCAATGAGGCTATGGCTTCATCGCGCTTTTTGGCAGGAGGTTCATAGTCGTGGTTGGTATACACATCGGTAACCTGGTAATCCTGCAATACTTTCTTCCAGGCTTTCTCCGGCGTTTCGTGCATTGTGAGCAGGCTGCTGCCATGCTGGTGCAAGGCAGCGCGCAGAGCTTCCAGTGTTTGGTAGATAAACGTTACGCGGGCATCGTCCTTATCTTCCAGTTGATCTAAGATCTCCTTGTCAAAAATAAAAAGGCACAACACAGGGTTCGGTCCTTTCAGAGCGCGGTAAAGCCCGGCGTTGTCATCCAGTCGCAAATCGCGGCGATACCAGAAGATGGAGATGGGGTGTTGCATGGTGGTTAGTTGTATTAGTCTATTGTCCGTTATGTCATGCTGAGGAACGAAGCATCTCTGTAGGTATGCTCACCAAG
This region of Mucilaginibacter yixingensis genomic DNA includes:
- a CDS encoding deoxyribodipyrimidine photo-lyase: MQHPISIFWYRRDLRLDDNAGLYRALKGPNPVLCLFIFDKEILDQLEDKDDARVTFIYQTLEALRAALHQHGSSLLTMHETPEKAWKKVLQDYQVTDVYTNHDYEPPAKKRDEAIASLLEQHDIRFHTYKDQVIFDRNEITKDDGKPYTVYTPYMRKWHKQLKPFYLKAYPVKKYLKNLFQTGHLHWPSLKDIGFEKSTLELPGTNYEHVLADYADKRDFPAIEGTSHIGMHLRFGTVSIRELAATANRHHDKTWLNELVWREFFMMVLDHFPHTMDHAFRPEYDRIHWLNNEQQFEAWCQGQTGYPLVDAGMRELNATGFMHNRVRMVVASFLSKDLLIDWRWGERYFARQLLDYEMASNVGNWQWAAGSGTDAAPYFRIFNPESQTKRFDPKMEYIKKWVPEYADFSQYPQPIVDHGMARDRCLKAFKTALNK